The following proteins come from a genomic window of Proteiniphilum propionicum:
- a CDS encoding glycosyltransferase family 2 protein translates to MKHRNIAVLLTCHNRKVKTLTCLSSLYNANIPTGYVLDIFLIDDGSTDGTAEAVMLLFPGVHMARGDGKLFWAGGMRLAWESAMEEKSYDAYLLINDDVKLYSGFFNNLLKAEAYSISVTGKAGIYSGATVDEKTGMVSYGGYRVKDKKIVVRMQIVTPVEQPQKCDVVNANVLWVSKEVVDRIGIFDYHFTHGIADFDYSLQALKRSIPIFLAPNVCGVCNDDHGKNWLSCTIPLKERIAYMKSPKGLAYDEYIYYIRKHFPMFLPYSFIMLWMKTLFPFLWDYFKK, encoded by the coding sequence ATGAAACACCGGAATATAGCAGTATTGCTGACATGCCACAACAGAAAAGTTAAGACGCTTACCTGCCTCTCTTCGCTGTATAATGCAAATATACCAACCGGATATGTGCTGGATATCTTTCTTATCGATGATGGTTCTACTGACGGCACGGCAGAGGCTGTAATGTTGCTGTTCCCGGGTGTACACATGGCAAGAGGTGACGGAAAACTGTTCTGGGCTGGTGGCATGCGCCTGGCATGGGAATCAGCCATGGAAGAGAAGTCCTACGATGCCTATCTTCTTATAAATGATGATGTGAAACTCTATTCCGGTTTTTTCAACAATCTGCTAAAGGCTGAAGCCTATTCGATTTCAGTAACAGGTAAAGCCGGTATATATTCCGGAGCTACCGTGGATGAAAAGACCGGAATGGTATCTTACGGCGGCTACCGAGTAAAGGACAAAAAGATAGTTGTAAGGATGCAAATAGTTACACCTGTTGAACAACCTCAAAAGTGCGATGTAGTCAACGCCAACGTATTGTGGGTAAGTAAAGAGGTGGTGGATAGAATTGGAATTTTTGACTACCATTTCACTCATGGTATTGCCGACTTTGACTATTCTTTGCAGGCGCTTAAAAGAAGTATCCCAATATTTCTGGCACCTAATGTATGTGGCGTTTGTAACGATGACCATGGAAAAAACTGGTTGAGCTGTACAATACCACTAAAAGAGAGAATAGCTTATATGAAAAGTCCAAAGGGACTTGCCTATGACGAGTATATCTATTATATCAGAAAACATTTTCCGATGTTTTTGCCATACTCATTCATTATGCTGTGGATGAAAACGTTATTCCCATTTTTATGGGATTATTTTAAAAAATAA
- a CDS encoding glycosyltransferase, which produces MTGKEQINKKKILIFHPALAPYRIDQLNALGELFDLEVVFLLDKLWNFNIDNRKLQEECRFKNSFLLKGFRHKGRLFRFGMYRIIREVKPDIIFGYEYSFTTQYLILLKTVGFIRQKVGSFIDDSPDICINVQSALRAFIRNRSVRHLDFLVVMSEEVSRFYQESFSIQKKQVIVSPILQLPERLRRDQEKIESIALNHIRNFQLKGKTTILFVGRFIPEKALPLFISTISNFLAERENFLLVLVGEGSDMDQLKTIVNEKKLEGKVIFPGKYQGKELFGWYACVSGFVLPSLSETFGAVVNEALIFGLKVLCSKFAGASCLINPGNGEIFNPLDSADTLEKFSRFSYSLQPVGEVNLTKRLPLIDDHTQQFIYEWRKLTV; this is translated from the coding sequence ATGACAGGTAAAGAACAGATTAACAAGAAGAAAATATTAATTTTTCACCCTGCTCTTGCACCGTACAGAATAGATCAGCTAAATGCTCTGGGTGAGCTGTTTGATTTGGAAGTGGTTTTTCTTTTAGATAAACTGTGGAATTTTAATATCGATAATAGAAAGTTGCAGGAAGAGTGCCGTTTCAAAAATTCATTCCTGTTAAAAGGGTTTCGGCACAAGGGGCGATTGTTCCGCTTCGGAATGTATCGAATAATAAGAGAGGTGAAACCTGATATTATTTTTGGATATGAGTATTCTTTCACTACCCAATATCTTATTTTATTGAAAACTGTAGGCTTTATCAGACAAAAAGTGGGATCATTTATTGATGACAGCCCTGATATATGTATAAATGTACAGTCTGCTCTGCGTGCTTTTATAAGGAATAGATCGGTTAGACATCTCGATTTTTTGGTTGTAATGTCTGAAGAAGTGTCACGTTTTTATCAGGAGAGTTTTTCGATTCAGAAAAAACAGGTGATCGTTTCGCCCATACTTCAATTACCGGAGAGGCTAAGGAGAGATCAGGAGAAGATAGAGTCAATTGCACTTAACCATATCCGGAATTTCCAGTTGAAAGGGAAAACAACAATTTTATTCGTGGGACGTTTTATTCCCGAAAAAGCATTGCCTCTTTTTATAAGTACAATTTCTAATTTTCTTGCCGAAAGAGAAAATTTCTTGCTGGTACTGGTAGGAGAAGGCAGCGACATGGACCAGTTAAAAACCATTGTTAATGAAAAAAAGTTGGAAGGGAAGGTTATTTTTCCCGGAAAATACCAAGGAAAAGAGCTTTTTGGATGGTATGCTTGTGTATCGGGATTTGTTTTGCCCAGCCTGTCAGAGACCTTCGGTGCAGTTGTTAATGAAGCTTTGATTTTTGGTCTTAAGGTGTTGTGTTCAAAGTTTGCCGGTGCATCGTGCCTTATAAATCCCGGGAATGGAGAAATTTTTAATCCGTTAGACAGTGCGGATACATTGGAGAAATTCTCTCGTTTTTCATATAGTTTGCAACCTGTTGGAGAAGTTAATTTGACCAAAAGGCTGCCTTTGATTGATGACCACACACAACAGTTTATTTATGAATGGAGGAAATTAACTGTATGA
- a CDS encoding glycosyltransferase family 4 protein: MNKIYQLITSIQLGGAEIIAFNLAEHCAGEPGNNTEITIVELYRTKNNYAKVKKRELTSKNIRLITLHRGGKRMFPIFATIKLIYCIWKDKPSIVHSHTDLPDFVLSIAKRFFSFFRLAFPDVVRTIHSTQLWHTHNKLGKISESAFNNESIVAVSSFAMHAYEQLRKKYNLPVSANRRIIYNGSVVPGRHPHFFRIDKNKINIAFCGRFEDYKGMETLIPAISEVGRMFPNHFVFHIIGDGSYKCRLLQLSQLLDNVYMYDPIPNVSSMIYAFDYLFMPSHFEGLPLTSIEASFSGVPVIAAHAPGLDETLPENWPLKFHLENNDELYSIFENIKEKRYNKKELQQLAYNFISERFSLNKMVQSYNALYNKML, translated from the coding sequence ATGAACAAAATTTATCAACTTATAACTTCAATTCAGTTAGGTGGTGCCGAGATTATTGCTTTTAACCTGGCTGAACATTGCGCCGGAGAGCCTGGTAACAACACCGAGATAACGATTGTTGAACTGTATCGCACTAAAAATAATTATGCCAAAGTAAAAAAGAGAGAGCTTACCTCAAAAAATATTCGCCTAATTACGTTACACAGGGGTGGAAAACGAATGTTCCCTATATTTGCTACTATTAAATTGATTTATTGTATATGGAAAGATAAGCCATCTATAGTTCATTCTCATACCGATTTGCCTGATTTTGTTTTATCTATTGCTAAGAGATTTTTTAGTTTTTTTAGGCTAGCGTTCCCTGATGTTGTCCGGACCATTCATAGCACCCAATTGTGGCATACACATAACAAGCTTGGTAAAATTTCCGAGTCGGCTTTTAACAACGAATCAATTGTAGCCGTATCCTCATTTGCAATGCATGCCTACGAACAACTGAGAAAAAAATACAATTTGCCGGTCTCTGCCAACAGGCGAATAATTTATAACGGTTCTGTTGTACCTGGACGGCATCCACACTTTTTCAGGATTGATAAAAATAAGATAAATATTGCTTTTTGCGGACGTTTTGAAGATTACAAAGGTATGGAAACACTTATTCCTGCAATCTCGGAGGTAGGGAGAATGTTTCCCAATCATTTTGTGTTTCATATAATAGGCGACGGTTCATATAAGTGCCGTCTGCTTCAACTTTCGCAATTGCTTGACAATGTTTATATGTATGATCCTATACCTAATGTCTCGTCAATGATCTATGCGTTCGACTATCTTTTTATGCCATCACATTTTGAGGGTCTGCCACTTACTTCAATAGAAGCTTCATTTTCAGGTGTTCCTGTGATTGCAGCACATGCACCCGGACTAGATGAGACTTTGCCGGAAAATTGGCCACTGAAGTTCCATCTCGAAAATAATGATGAATTGTATTCCATTTTTGAGAATATTAAAGAAAAAAGGTACAACAAGAAAGAGCTTCAGCAGCTGGCATACAATTTTATAAGTGAAAGATTTTCCCTCAACAAAATGGTTCAATCATATAATGCACTATATAACAAAATGTTATGA
- a CDS encoding glycosyltransferase family 4 protein has translation MSQIQVNILFMLHLPPPVHGSSIVGELVKESKIINESFHARYLNIIMSRKVEETGKTSLRKIVRLVEIWLLLLVKLIHRRPRLCYYSLTTTGAGFFKDVILISLLRLFHVKIIYHIHNKGIKQFQKKKLNHILYRFVFKNSRVILLSRHLYYDIETCVAEEHVFYCPNGIKDYQPKTAFLSLPEKRIFKILFLSNLIREKGVFVLIEACSILRDKGYSFQCDFIGGEGDVTEKQLNSFIKQKELTEHVKYLGKRYGKLKELAFEQADVFVLPSRYDCFPLVILEAMQHSLPVISAYEGGMPDMVDDGSTGFLIPVYDDAEELAKRIEYLLSNPFERKKMGVNGRIKYENNFTLPIFEKRFLSILQEAVK, from the coding sequence ATGAGCCAGATTCAGGTAAATATTCTTTTTATGCTTCATCTGCCACCACCGGTGCATGGTTCATCCATTGTTGGAGAATTGGTAAAAGAGAGCAAAATTATTAACGAATCGTTTCACGCGAGATATTTAAACATTATTATGTCGCGCAAGGTGGAAGAGACTGGAAAAACCAGCCTGAGGAAGATTGTGCGCCTTGTAGAGATATGGCTCTTATTGTTGGTTAAGCTTATCCATCGAAGGCCGCGGCTCTGTTATTATTCACTGACAACTACCGGGGCCGGTTTCTTCAAGGATGTAATACTGATCTCTTTGTTACGCTTATTTCATGTGAAGATTATTTATCATATCCATAACAAAGGCATTAAACAATTTCAAAAGAAAAAGCTCAATCATATTCTTTATCGATTTGTCTTTAAAAATTCGCGTGTGATACTTCTTTCCAGGCACCTTTATTACGACATAGAGACGTGTGTTGCAGAAGAGCATGTTTTTTATTGCCCTAATGGCATAAAGGATTATCAGCCAAAAACTGCTTTTCTCTCATTGCCTGAAAAGAGAATTTTCAAGATCCTTTTTCTGTCTAATCTTATCAGGGAAAAAGGGGTGTTTGTATTGATTGAGGCTTGCTCAATATTGAGGGATAAAGGATACTCTTTTCAGTGCGATTTTATTGGGGGTGAGGGGGATGTAACTGAAAAACAGTTGAATTCATTTATTAAACAGAAAGAACTAACAGAACATGTAAAATACCTTGGTAAGCGGTACGGTAAACTTAAAGAACTGGCTTTTGAGCAAGCTGATGTGTTTGTGCTTCCTTCTCGCTACGATTGTTTCCCATTAGTAATACTAGAAGCAATGCAGCATAGCCTACCCGTAATTTCCGCCTATGAGGGAGGCATGCCAGATATGGTTGATGATGGAAGCACCGGCTTCCTTATCCCTGTGTATGATGATGCGGAAGAACTGGCCAAAAGGATTGAATATTTGCTTTCCAATCCTTTTGAGCGTAAAAAGATGGGAGTTAACGGAAGGATTAAATATGAAAATAATTTCACCCTTCCCATTTTTGAGAAAAGATTTCTTTCAATATTGCAGGAGGCTGTAAAATAA
- a CDS encoding WecB/TagA/CpsF family glycosyltransferase — protein sequence MLQTFELYNGALHEINSSKQLITTLNAHSFNTLKSDPEFLKALQASDKLLPDGISMVWAMRLLKGVRIKKIAGADLFKYEMQRVYQQRGKCFFLGSSDETLNLIKERAKREFPGLHVYGYSPPFKPFFDEEDTLAMISAVNEVEPDVLFVGMTAPKQEKWSFEHFHRLKAGHICCIGAVFDFYAGTVRRAPGWMISVGLEWFYRLIREPRRMWRRYLIGNILFVLAILKEKFLQNYKVSKTVSVRPDAIKGEQA from the coding sequence ATGTTACAGACTTTTGAATTATACAATGGGGCACTGCATGAGATAAATTCTTCAAAACAGTTGATCACTACATTGAATGCACACTCATTCAATACACTTAAAAGTGACCCTGAGTTTTTGAAAGCGTTGCAGGCCAGTGACAAGCTGTTACCCGACGGTATAAGCATGGTATGGGCTATGCGTTTATTGAAAGGAGTAAGAATAAAGAAAATTGCAGGTGCCGATCTTTTCAAATATGAAATGCAGCGTGTATATCAGCAGAGAGGCAAGTGCTTTTTTCTTGGGAGCTCAGATGAGACCTTGAACCTTATTAAAGAGAGGGCTAAAAGAGAATTCCCGGGACTGCATGTTTATGGTTACTCACCGCCTTTCAAACCTTTTTTTGATGAAGAAGACACTCTTGCTATGATTAGCGCCGTGAATGAGGTTGAGCCGGATGTGCTTTTTGTTGGTATGACTGCTCCAAAACAGGAAAAATGGTCGTTTGAGCACTTCCATCGTCTCAAAGCCGGACATATATGCTGCATTGGGGCGGTATTTGATTTTTATGCAGGTACAGTCAGAAGAGCACCAGGATGGATGATATCGGTGGGACTGGAATGGTTTTACCGGTTAATACGAGAACCGAGACGTATGTGGAGGAGGTATTTGATAGGTAATATCTTGTTTGTGCTTGCTATTCTGAAAGAGAAGTTTTTACAAAATTATAAAGTGTCTAAAACTGTTTCTGTACGGCCGGATGCGATTAAAGGAGAGCAGGCTTGA
- a CDS encoding exopolysaccharide biosynthesis polyprenyl glycosylphosphotransferase, with product MGVKLFFLLFDLLLLNLSVFMVYHFSPIYEYIDLPGRDLYFLHANICELFAYVLYSKRNYFFTDKYLYRVKAFSIRFIILLITIFLLAEIFLPKDYYRGFLLEYVAFFYILKVVVFYFIYKYHQFRYKKGYTYYRVAILGIENSSRILGKLLNNNPALGFRFVGYISNNEDCSDCPVLGELDDLSLLSEKFKLNMLFVTNPKYFTKKRTNELLTLCNETGVRVRYILTNGYWNSYVNKRIESSGFFEMFNPQEIPLDNLNMRIEKRIFDVFFSTAIILLVFSWLFLIIGIFIKIDSKGPVFFLQNRTGINNKTFKCFKFRTMTVNNEADSKQAEVNDSRITAIGNILRRSNIDELPQFFNVFLGNMSVVGPRPHMLKHTEQYSALIKYYKVRHFVKPGITGWAQVNGYRGLTDELWKMEKRVEYDMEYLEKWNFFWDIKIIIMTVFGNSAYKNAM from the coding sequence ATGGGAGTAAAATTATTTTTTCTTCTATTCGATTTATTACTCTTAAACTTATCCGTTTTCATGGTTTATCATTTCAGCCCGATTTATGAATATATAGATCTGCCGGGGAGGGATCTCTATTTTCTTCATGCCAACATTTGCGAATTATTCGCTTATGTTTTGTATTCGAAAAGAAACTATTTTTTTACGGATAAGTACTTGTACAGGGTTAAAGCGTTCAGTATACGTTTTATTATTCTTTTAATTACCATATTTTTACTTGCGGAAATATTTCTTCCAAAGGATTATTACAGAGGCTTTTTACTGGAATATGTAGCATTCTTTTATATTTTGAAAGTTGTTGTTTTTTATTTCATCTATAAATATCATCAATTCAGATACAAAAAGGGTTACACCTATTACAGGGTAGCTATATTGGGCATAGAGAATTCGAGCAGGATATTGGGGAAATTGCTGAATAATAATCCTGCCCTGGGATTCAGGTTTGTAGGATATATTTCAAATAATGAAGATTGTTCTGACTGTCCGGTTTTGGGAGAATTGGATGACCTTTCGTTGTTGTCGGAAAAGTTCAAATTAAATATGCTTTTTGTGACCAACCCTAAATACTTTACAAAAAAAAGGACCAATGAGCTGCTTACCCTGTGTAATGAGACAGGAGTAAGGGTACGCTACATTCTTACTAACGGATATTGGAACAGTTATGTGAATAAAAGGATAGAGTCCTCGGGCTTTTTTGAAATGTTTAATCCTCAGGAGATTCCATTGGATAATTTGAATATGAGAATTGAAAAGCGGATTTTTGATGTTTTTTTCTCAACTGCAATTATCCTGTTAGTTTTCAGTTGGTTGTTTCTAATTATAGGCATTTTTATAAAGATAGATTCTAAAGGTCCCGTGTTTTTTTTGCAAAATAGAACAGGGATAAACAATAAAACATTCAAGTGTTTTAAATTCAGGACAATGACAGTGAATAACGAGGCAGACAGCAAACAGGCAGAGGTTAACGATTCACGAATAACAGCAATAGGGAACATCTTAAGACGAAGCAACATTGACGAGCTACCTCAGTTTTTTAACGTGTTTTTAGGGAATATGTCGGTAGTTGGGCCACGCCCGCATATGTTGAAGCATACTGAACAATATTCTGCATTGATAAAATATTACAAGGTGCGGCATTTTGTAAAGCCTGGTATTACAGGATGGGCACAAGTCAATGGCTACAGGGGCCTTACTGATGAACTTTGGAAAATGGAAAAACGAGTTGAATATGATATGGAGTATCTGGAAAAATGGAATTTCTTTTGGGACATTAAAATAATTATTATGACGGTTTTTGGCAATAGTGCATATAAAAACGCTATGTAG
- a CDS encoding GDP-L-fucose synthase family protein has product MNESSKIYIAGHKGFAGSAIWGNLHSRGYTNIVGRSHSELDLMERHSVKYFFDKEKPEYVILAAAFTGRTVENNNNCCRADFIYRNLQIQNNVIGESFLHKVKKLLFLGSSCIYPKVSPQPLREEDLLTSLPEYVDEPFAIAKIAGIRMCESFNIQYRTNYISVVPADFYGPNDNFNLGKCHVLPGLMRKMHLAKCLQENNWSGIQKDIRRRALDDIGGDSTMDDFVFTLSKLGIYSNHLELWGTGRPMREFLWSEDMADACVFIMENINFNELKKGKTEVRNCHINIGTGKETSIKSLAFLMADILGYSGRIKFDTTVPDGSMRKLTDVSKLRSLGWQYKVDLDEGIRKMYKWYLEDLEFE; this is encoded by the coding sequence ATGAATGAGAGTAGCAAAATATATATTGCCGGACATAAAGGCTTTGCCGGTTCTGCTATTTGGGGAAATCTTCATTCACGGGGTTATACTAATATTGTAGGCCGTTCTCATAGTGAACTGGATCTTATGGAGAGACACTCCGTGAAATATTTTTTTGATAAGGAGAAACCTGAATATGTGATTCTGGCAGCAGCTTTTACGGGGAGAACTGTTGAGAATAACAATAACTGCTGCCGCGCAGATTTCATATATCGTAATCTGCAAATACAGAACAATGTTATTGGCGAGAGTTTTCTCCACAAAGTAAAGAAACTGTTATTTCTTGGCAGTAGTTGCATATATCCTAAAGTCTCGCCACAACCATTGAGGGAAGAAGATTTGTTGACTTCATTACCAGAATATGTTGATGAACCTTTCGCTATAGCTAAAATTGCCGGTATAAGAATGTGCGAGAGTTTCAATATTCAGTACAGGACAAATTATATTTCAGTGGTGCCGGCCGACTTCTATGGGCCAAACGACAACTTTAATCTGGGAAAATGTCATGTCCTCCCTGGTTTGATGCGTAAAATGCATCTTGCCAAATGTTTGCAAGAAAATAACTGGAGTGGTATTCAAAAAGACATTAGGCGCAGGGCATTGGACGATATTGGCGGCGACAGCACCATGGATGATTTTGTTTTTACTTTGAGTAAGCTGGGAATTTACTCCAACCATTTGGAGTTATGGGGTACGGGAAGGCCCATGAGAGAGTTTTTATGGAGCGAAGATATGGCAGATGCATGTGTTTTCATTATGGAGAATATCAATTTCAACGAACTGAAGAAGGGTAAAACGGAGGTCCGTAACTGCCATATAAACATAGGAACAGGCAAGGAGACAAGCATAAAGAGTCTGGCTTTTCTTATGGCTGATATATTGGGTTATTCCGGCAGAATAAAATTCGATACTACTGTGCCTGATGGCTCTATGAGGAAACTGACAGATGTCTCCAAATTAAGGTCATTGGGATGGCAGTATAAAGTTGATCTTGATGAGGGTATCAGGAAGATGTATAAATGGTATTTGGAAGATCTTGAATTTGAATAG
- a CDS encoding GNAT family N-acetyltransferase, with the protein MGQSKNSCPRFREFDRRVFEKSLEWLNDPEIKYLIVAPDSDRESRERWFNSLKTNKSQYIKSIWCKEEPIGAFGIKHITPVDGEVWGYIGEKKHWGKTLGKQMFQYLVDYARSNKMTSLYARLLKDNIRSYNLFLKIGFVFEKDIGENMILMRLFL; encoded by the coding sequence ATGGGGCAAAGTAAAAATTCATGTCCTCGATTCAGGGAGTTTGATCGTAGGGTATTTGAAAAGTCGTTGGAATGGCTGAACGATCCTGAAATAAAGTATTTAATCGTAGCACCGGATTCAGACCGGGAGTCACGAGAACGATGGTTTAACAGCCTAAAAACAAATAAATCTCAATACATCAAGTCGATCTGGTGTAAAGAAGAACCAATTGGCGCATTTGGTATTAAACATATTACTCCTGTGGATGGTGAAGTTTGGGGATATATTGGAGAAAAGAAACATTGGGGTAAGACCCTAGGAAAACAGATGTTTCAGTATTTGGTTGATTATGCCAGATCAAACAAAATGACGTCTCTTTATGCCAGATTACTTAAAGATAATATCCGTTCATATAATTTATTTCTGAAGATAGGTTTTGTATTCGAAAAAGATATTGGTGAGAATATGATATTAATGCGGTTGTTCCTATAA
- a CDS encoding 4Fe-4S dicluster domain-containing protein, translating into MATKINPKFKDELKKYGAVNMSACYNCGTCTAVCSLSSTEESFPREMIRLSALGIEDEIKSSLKPWECYYCGECTNSCPQTANPGELMMSLRRWLTSKYDWTGLSSLLYRSFPATIAALILVLAGTLFFACSRDFNLEEMLHYGHRFEIIAISTVFLVIFVPNLLRMWYFTIVKPKVRTPLKRYFSTSGELFVHMFTQKRYKDCEENTHFRWFEHMILVFAYLSLLFTTVFLNWFATYNLFFIILGYVESLLIFAITFDFVGSRIKKSRTLNKFSQPSDWLFVTWLLLMGITAFLVRLFIDLNLTESVRWVYLIHLIVLAQWALIIVPFGKWTHFLYRSFAMYFSQLKTQSKEPVSESAQ; encoded by the coding sequence ATGGCGACAAAAATTAATCCGAAGTTTAAAGATGAGCTGAAGAAATATGGTGCGGTGAATATGAGTGCTTGTTACAACTGTGGCACCTGCACGGCAGTTTGCTCTCTTTCCTCCACGGAAGAATCGTTTCCCCGTGAGATGATACGCCTCAGCGCCCTGGGAATTGAGGATGAGATAAAATCATCACTAAAACCATGGGAGTGCTACTATTGTGGCGAGTGTACCAATAGCTGCCCGCAAACAGCAAATCCTGGTGAACTGATGATGTCGCTACGAAGGTGGTTAACGTCGAAATACGACTGGACAGGGCTCTCCAGCCTTCTCTATCGATCCTTCCCTGCTACCATTGCCGCTCTGATTCTTGTTCTTGCAGGTACTCTTTTCTTTGCCTGTTCAAGGGACTTTAACCTTGAGGAAATGCTTCATTACGGACATCGTTTCGAAATTATTGCCATCAGCACTGTCTTTCTGGTTATATTTGTCCCCAACCTGCTGCGTATGTGGTACTTCACTATTGTAAAACCAAAAGTAAGAACACCTCTGAAACGGTACTTTTCAACATCAGGTGAGTTGTTTGTCCATATGTTCACCCAGAAACGATACAAGGATTGTGAGGAAAATACACACTTCAGGTGGTTTGAACATATGATCCTGGTGTTTGCATATCTGTCACTGCTTTTCACAACTGTTTTTCTTAACTGGTTTGCCACATACAATCTGTTTTTCATTATTCTGGGATATGTTGAGAGCTTACTGATCTTTGCAATCACCTTCGATTTTGTGGGTAGTCGTATCAAAAAAAGCCGGACACTCAACAAATTCTCGCAACCATCAGACTGGCTCTTTGTCACCTGGCTGCTACTGATGGGTATCACCGCTTTTTTAGTTCGTCTTTTCATCGATCTTAACCTCACAGAGTCAGTCAGGTGGGTTTATCTTATCCATCTCATAGTGCTTGCACAATGGGCGCTTATAATTGTCCCGTTCGGCAAATGGACTCACTTCCTTTATCGCTCATTCGCAATGTACTTTTCACAATTGAAAACCCAGTCAAAAGAGCCTGTTTCTGAAAGCGCTCAATAA
- a CDS encoding ArsR family transcriptional regulator produces MMETEIGKTAKYLRDKQGIPEKAKEQLKEYNRIKKVITDALKEEDLTITQLSEKLRIPKSEITFYLMTLVKYGIIATGEIDYMDEYYTYKLVK; encoded by the coding sequence ATGATGGAAACCGAAATTGGAAAAACAGCTAAATACCTAAGGGACAAACAAGGTATACCAGAAAAGGCAAAGGAGCAACTTAAGGAATATAACCGCATTAAAAAGGTGATTACTGATGCCCTGAAAGAGGAAGATCTCACTATCACCCAGCTGTCGGAGAAGCTTCGGATCCCTAAGTCGGAGATCACGTTCTATCTGATGACACTGGTTAAATACGGAATTATTGCAACTGGAGAGATAGATTATATGGATGAATATTATACCTATAAACTTGTGAAATAA